The Trichoderma breve strain T069 chromosome 2, whole genome shotgun sequence DNA segment TTGGGTCGCATTCATTGGGACTCTTCATCGAACTGCATTACATCGGCCGTCAAAGTCGCAATTTCCCAGAGGATCGCATCTTCCATCCGGCAGCCGTTTCGGACCCTCGCTCCGTGAAGCGATGCCAATCGTTTTGGCCAAATAGTAACCCATAGACTTTGTCGCACTGAGAGTTTCTTCTGCTGGTTACAGAATGAAATCCGCAAGCAACCTGTTTTTCCTCTCAGTGTTTGCCCTCTGGGCGGCACCGGGGGCGTGTTCGAGCTCTACAGACTCCTGCCCGGTAGGACAGCCCAATTTCGCCTCTCTTACCAAGATCGCTTTGCGCTGACAGTTGTTGTTTCTTCCAGTTTTCTCCAAACGCCATTATCGACGATGGATGCGTCTCGTATGCTACGCTCGATAGACTCAACGTTAAAGTAAAGCCGGCGGTCGACGACCTTGTTCGCACGACCGATTTCTTCTCGCATTATCGCATGAATCTCTTCCACAAAACATGTCCATTCTGgaatgacgaagatggcatGTGCGGTAACATCGCATGCGCCGTCGAGACATTGGACAATGAAGAGGATATCCCCGAAATTTGGAGGGCTCACGAGCTTAGCAAGCTGGAGGGTCCTCGAGCGAAGCACCCGggcaagaagatgcagaagcaaCACCCGGATCGACCGCTACAAGGAGAGTTGGGCGAAGATGTGGGGGAAAGCTGCGTGGTTGAATACGACGACGAATGCGACGACAGGGATTACTGCGTCATGGACGACGAAGGCGCAACCTCCAAGGGAGACTATGTCAGCTTGTTGCGAAACCCGGAGCGGTTTACTGGATACGGTGGTCAAAGTTCAAAGCAGGTCTGGGACGCCATCTATTTGGAAAACTGCTTTAAGAAGAGCTCTTTTCCCAAATCCGCCGATCTTGGCGTTTCGCATCGGCCAACCGACCCTGCTGCCTTGGATTTCAAGCAGGTCTTGGATACAGCCGGCCGCCAAGCCCAGCTTGAGCATCAGCGGCAAAGCAACCCAAACATTCCGTTTGTTGCAAACACTGGTTACGAAGGCGAGGATGAGTGCCTAGAGAAGCGAGTCTTTTACCGAGTAGTCTCGGGAATGCATGCCAGTATCAGCGTGCACTTGTGCTGGGATTTCTTGAACCAGAGTACCGGAGAGTGGCAGCCCAACTTGGCTTGCTATGAAAGCCGACTGCACGGATACCCCGATCGTATCAGCAATCTGTACTTTAACTACGCCCTCGTCACCCGCGCCGTTGCGAAGCTAGCCCCATATGTTCTTGGGCCGCAGTACACCTTCTGTACCGGGGACCCATTACAGGACCAGGACACTCGAGACAAGATCTCTGCCGTGACTCAGCACGCAGCCAGTGTCCCTCAAATCTTTGATGAGAGTGTCATGTTTGTCAATGGCGAAGGCCCTTCTCTGAAGGAAGATTTCCGCAACCGCTTCCGCAACATCAGCCGAGTCATGGACTGTGTTGGCTGCGACAAGTGCCGCCTCTGGGGCAAGATCCAGACAAACGGCTACGGAACAGCTTTGAAGGTGCTTTTCGAATTCAATGAAGGCCAGAAGCCTCCGTCCCTCAAGCGAACCGAGCTGGTGGCCCTCTTCAACACATACGCCAGACTCAGCTCATCGATTTCTGCTGTTGGCAAGTTCCGAGCCATGATAGACATGCGCGACAAGGCTGAGTCCCAAACGTTCAAGAGCCCCGAAGATGTCTGGACACTCGTGGACGAGGTTGACGAAGACATGAATGAGTTTATCAAAATGCGTAATCGCGGAAGCCACGGTGATACGGTGGGCGAGCAGATGGGAAATGAGTTTGCCCGTGTCATGAAGGCGGTCAAGATTGTGCTCAAGAGTTGGATTCGAACACCTAGAATGATGTaagtctccttttttttttttaaacacTACAACTACTTGTTCGAACTCGACTAACTAAATCATCAGCTGGGAAATTGTTTCGGATGAAACAATGAGGGTATACCGTGCTTGGATCGGTTTGCCTCCGCGCCCCAGGCGTTATGCATTCAGGCTGCCGAGCTTGGATAGAGACGAGTTATAAGCGCATCGCAACATACACCCACTGTACATGCTGTATATACATTCGATTTGCAGATTTTGGCGTTTTGGGGAGGGTCAAACTGTTGGGTTTTCAgttttcatttcattttgAGCGGAAGGGCTTCATAACATGAGCGGCTGGTTATTTGTCTGGCATTGATAGAATTGGCTCCCATGCCCAACAGACTGTTGTGATAACACAATGCATACAAATACAAATACACGAACGGTGTCTTTATCCTAATTCTCACGGCTGACCGGCAAACccggaaaaaaaagtattgACCACATCCCGCATTGGAGGCCCAATCTCCAAAAAGATGACACCTGAGGGATTCGAACCCTCGCCTATTACTAGACCGCGAAGCAAGATAAATCCTGAACACGGCGCCTTAGACCACTCGGCCAAAGTGCCTTTTCctgttgtttgttgttgatcTGTGGTGATGCTAGATATCTACATACAGGTTGTGAAAGTGGTGTTGAGAGTTGCGGCAGTACAGGAGGCAGGTGCTGAGGTACGTACCAAGCACAGTCGGAGTTTGAAGGCCTCGGCGTACTCAAGTTTAAGCATTATAGTAGTGAAAGCTGTGGCATCAAGTACTTGGATACAGAGTTTGTACGTTGTCCTGGTTAGTTACACTCGGCTCAAATGCCTATTTTTGCTGATTGCTGTTGGAGTGCGTATGGTAATTGTGTATATACGGAGTTTGCAggttttggtgttgagagtTGCTGCAGTACAGGGAGGCAGGTAGCATATGCGAGGAGGATTTATAGGTTTCAGCGTACTCGGAGAATACCTCGAGTTTTCAGGGTTGCGATATAATTCGGGTCCACGATGGTAGACTCGCTCGCATGACCGCACGGCATGGCCATAGACTACAAGTTTGACTTGTGCAAGAAGTTTGCTTTATACCTAGGAGGCGCAGTTGTACCCCAACCCCTATGTAAGTACACAACACAGAGCATCGCATCATTTCCGCAATAGGCACTGGAAACAAAGCCTGGAATGCCTCCTCATTGGGGCTGGTCAACCCGCAGATGCAacgctgcagctgcaaggCCTACCCCAGTTCTTGGGTAGCTGGCTCCATTTTGGTGAGGGGTTGTGAGTGTTGATGCTTGCAATGTAAGTGAGCACCTTGGAATTTCCATTCAGTGAACTCATAACGACACAGGCATTGTGCAATTGCACATCATCACAGCACCTAGGTTGTCATCTTAACAGTCATCCAACTGGTGAACAGCTTGGGCGGCTTCACAAGTTCCTCTCTTCTCGATATGCCTCCGTTTCCCGCGCTGCCCCCGCGGCCGTCACGCCGTCTCGACGGAAAAGTCGCCATTGTCACCGGCGCGGGGAGCCTCGGGGACGGCCTCGGCAACGGACGTGCCATATCCCTGCTCCTCGCTGGCGACGGCGCCACGGTGCTCTGCGCGGACCGGGATTTGGCTGCGGCAAAGCGTACGGTAGAGATGATTGTCCAGGAGGGAGGCACAGCAGCTTCACTATGCGCGGACGTGAGCACAGAGGGGGATTGTGAGAAGCTAGTTCGGACGGCGGGAGGCCTGTTTGGGAGACTGGATATTCTGATAAACAATGTGGGCATCATGGGCGCAACGGGAACGGCTGTGGAGGCGAGTGCTGAGGAGTGGGCCAAGGGCTTGAGCATCAATGTGACGGGGATGATGCTCATGGCCAAGTACGCAATTCCGCTGATGCTCAAAAACGAGCCTGGGGATGGAGGCATCAGAGGCAACATTGTCAACATGGGGTCTATAGCAGGCCTGCAAGGAGGGACGCCGCATCTGTTCTATCCAACGAGCAAGGGTGCGGTAGTCAACATGACACGAAGCATGGCGTATAATCACGGACGAGAAGGCATCCGGGTCAACTGTGTGTGTCCAGGTAAGTGGCTTCTCTCCATTGCTCGATAGCCATCGTTTGCCCCAGTACTGAGACGGAGATCACTCATGTCACAGGATTCCTTTATACGCCCATGGTTGCGGGCAATGGCATGTCAGATGAGGTACGTGAGATGCGCCGCAATCAAGGCTTGTTGAATACAGAGGGCAATGCTTGGGACTGTGCAGCGGCGGTGAGGTTTCTAGCGAGTGATGAGGCGAGATGGATTACAGGGACGACGATTACGGTTGACGCTGGGGCGACATGCTCATATATCATGCCTGAGTGATGGTTTATGTGTCTAATGTGGGAAAATAGAAACAGCAATTATAGATCTGCCTCTGAATTGAAAGAGAACCTGTATACGTATTTTTGTATGTAGTAGAGAGAATTGGAGTCATCTAATAAGTGCATATGACGTCATACACAAATTCGAGTCTGAATTGAAGCCATGCGGCTATCCGTTTCAGGAAAGAGCTGCTGGCAGCTGGCGTTGCTTTTCGCGTGTCACAGCGCGCTTTCTCTCAAGTTGCTTTGCACCTCGATATATCACCGAAATAAACTTCCTTTATACCATACCTACGCTTCAACTCCATATCTATCAGTAGCAAGAAACTGGACGAAAAGTATCAACATGATTATCGCTCTAGCTACCACTGTCGATTCGACGATGGTGTATTTTCAAGCAGTGGCCGTCCGATGAACTCGAGCATGCCGAGAAGTTGACACACAAGGAAGCCAACAGCGATAAATCAAATCACATCTCAGAGCTCTACAACAGCACATCTGCAGACTCCATGCTCTTCGAAATCAGATTGATGCGTTTCTCCTACCATTAAGACATGCTCTTCCAGGACAGAGCAGTAGTTTCCGTTACAGCTCGACAGTTCCAAGGATATCCCCTCTGGCATTCCTGGTATTGGACTTACGCCAACTATGAGGTTGGTAACTTCAACTGCGCAATGTCGGCGACTTCTTATTCACAATAGCCAGAACCGCGTCTTTTAGGCGACTGACGCGATCTTGGCGCCCGAAGAATAGCACACTTTTGTTTTACACAGGAAAGGTTGGTTCACTACAAACTTTCAATTccacaaaaaagaaatatccAACACGTAATCCTAAGCTAATAATACATATCATGAAGCTAAAGCCTCGGTATCCCTAAGAACAATCAAGAACTGCCACCTCCAGTCAATCCGCCAGTGAGGTTGGTAAGAAGGCCGCCAGTCAGATTGGTAAGGCCGCCAAGCAATCCGCCAGTCAGATTGGTGCCAAGGCCACCAAGACCAGCCCCTGCTGTGACGTTgatgccaccgccgccaacGTTCACATCGCCAGTGAGATTACCAAGACCACCAAGATCCGCCCCTGCTGTGACGTTgatgccaccgccgccaccaaggTTCGCATCGCCAGTGAGGTTGATACCACCAAGGCCACCAGTGAGGTTGGTGAGGCCACCAGTGAGGTTGGTAAGGCCGCCAGTGAGATTGGTAGGGCCACCCAGATCCAATCCGCCAGTGAGGTTAGCAgcaaggccgtcaaggccgaGTCCAATGTCGATGAGGGGAGCGAAGTTCAAATCTAGAATGTCGTTCGCCGCGGGGCAGTTGCTCACGAACTCTCCATCCGTGGTCTGCTCCTCGCGCGAGACAATGACATTTCCTAGAGGGTCCTGGACAGTGAGCTCAAACTCACCGCAATCCTGAGGGTTGACAAACAGGATGCGGATGGGGATATATGCGCCGACATCTGCCGGAGCAACGACCCTCAGGTAGGTGTTGGTTCCGACGGTCGAGTCTCCATCAGCGATAAGGTCTgcgttggcgttgatccAGGTTAGCCGAGCAATGTCGCCGAACCAAACGTAGAGACTCTGGTCGGGAACAGGGGCATTGGCACTGAAAGTGTATATTCCTGCCTGCGCAGGAACAAAGTATCCGATGTGCTGGATGATACTGTAATCAATGCTATTTCCAGTGTCGATGCCATAGACGATGGCGTCCTCAGGGGGGCAAGTCTCATCAATACCCAGAGTCTGCGTCTGACCAGTGACCGTGGGTGTCTGGCCGGTAAGGGCAACTCGTGCCTGGAATTGCAAAAGCGGCCAGTTCTCATCCGTCACGGGGTCGTCGTCGTGGAAGGGAATCGTCCCCGGCAATGTCGTGA contains these protein-coding regions:
- a CDS encoding endoplasmic reticulum oxidoreductin 1 (ERO1) domain-containing protein; this translates as MKSASNLFFLSVFALWAAPGACSSSTDSCPFSPNAIIDDGCVSYATLDRLNVKVKPAVDDLVRTTDFFSHYRMNLFHKTCPFWNDEDGMCGNIACAVETLDNEEDIPEIWRAHELSKLEGPRAKHPGKKMQKQHPDRPLQGELGEDVGESCVVEYDDECDDRDYCVMDDEGATSKGDYVSLLRNPERFTGYGGQSSKQVWDAIYLENCFKKSSFPKSADLGVSHRPTDPAALDFKQVLDTAGRQAQLEHQRQSNPNIPFVANTGYEGEDECLEKRVFYRVVSGMHASISVHLCWDFLNQSTGEWQPNLACYESRLHGYPDRISNLYFNYALVTRAVAKLAPYVLGPQYTFCTGDPLQDQDTRDKISAVTQHAASVPQIFDESVMFVNGEGPSLKEDFRNRFRNISRVMDCVGCDKCRLWGKIQTNGYGTALKVLFEFNEGQKPPSLKRTELVALFNTYARLSSSISAVGKFRAMIDMRDKAESQTFKSPEDVWTLVDEVDEDMNEFIKMRNRGSHGDTVGEQMGNEFARVMKAVKIVLKSWIRTPRMIWEIVSDETMRVYRAWIGLPPRPRRYAFRLPSLDRDEL
- a CDS encoding enoyl-(Acyl carrier protein) reductase domain-containing protein, producing MPPFPALPPRPSRRLDGKVAIVTGAGSLGDGLGNGRAISLLLAGDGATVLCADRDLAAAKRTVEMIVQEGGTAASLCADVSTEGDCEKLVRTAGGLFGRLDILINNVGIMGATGTAVEASAEEWAKGLSINVTGMMLMAKYAIPLMLKNEPGDGGIRGNIVNMGSIAGLQGGTPHLFYPTSKGAVVNMTRSMAYNHGREGIRVNCVCPGFLYTPMVAGNGMSDELPLSIRRWCIFKQWPSDELEHAEKLTHKEANSDKSNHISELYNSTSADSMLFEIRLMRFSYH
- a CDS encoding GLEYA domain-containing protein, whose amino-acid sequence is MRSHDMCRRRNVSAGIDGTCEPGCDDSTDCAGGLVCLDILGITLQYCGPCTSNLECTGTDSCIAGLCQQGSVCSLGFQWAYYKLAQSPSDLTTLPGTIPFHDDDPVTDENWPLLQFQARVALTGQTPTVTGQTQTLGIDETCPPEDAIVYGIDTGNSIDYSIIQHIGYFVPAQAGIYTFSANAPVPDQSLYVWFGDIARLTWINANADLIADGDSTVGTNTYLRVVAPADVGAYIPIRILFVNPQDCGEFELTVQDPLGNVIVSREEQTTDGEFVSNCPAANDILDLNFAPLIDIGLGLDGLAANLTGGLDLGGPTNLTGGLTNLTGGLTNLTGGLGGINLTGDANLGGGGGINVTAGADLGGLGNLTGDVNVGGGGINVTAGAGLGGLGTNLTGGLLGGLTNLTGGLLTNLTGGLTGGGSS